A single Providencia manganoxydans DNA region contains:
- a CDS encoding YqaE/Pmp3 family membrane protein: protein MRLILAILLPWLQFFTIGRPFAGIICLVLQITLIGWLPAAIWSVYALSQYNTDKKIDQALGRGR from the coding sequence ATGAGATTAATACTCGCGATATTATTACCTTGGCTGCAATTTTTTACCATCGGTCGTCCATTCGCAGGGATTATCTGCCTTGTTTTACAAATTACCTTGATTGGTTGGCTTCCCGCTGCAATTTGGTCGGTATATGCATTATCACAGTACAATACGGATAAAAAAATTGATCAGGCGTTGGGAAGAGGGCGCTGA
- a CDS encoding septation protein A produces the protein MKQLIDFIPLVIFFIVYKTYDIFYASGALLVTTPLALLATYLIYKKVEKVAKITCLIVMVFASLTLIFHSDAFIKWKVTIIYALFALALLISQWFTKKPLIQRMLGSNQEIKLPDSHWAKLNSAWAIFFIVCAALNVYIAFWLSLDTWMNFKVFGLTAGTLIFTVLSVVYIYKNMAKEHPPEENQ, from the coding sequence ATGAAACAACTTATTGATTTTATCCCTCTGGTGATTTTTTTCATTGTCTATAAAACTTATGACATTTTCTATGCCAGCGGCGCTTTACTTGTCACTACACCACTGGCTTTGCTCGCAACTTACTTGATTTATAAAAAGGTTGAAAAGGTTGCTAAAATTACCTGTTTAATTGTGATGGTTTTTGCTTCTTTAACCCTCATTTTTCACAGTGATGCCTTCATTAAATGGAAAGTCACCATTATTTATGCGCTCTTTGCTTTAGCACTGCTTATCAGCCAGTGGTTTACCAAAAAACCGTTGATTCAAAGAATGCTCGGTAGCAATCAAGAAATTAAGCTTCCAGATAGCCACTGGGCTAAGCTAAATAGCGCATGGGCCATTTTCTTTATTGTCTGTGCAGCACTTAACGTCTATATCGCTTTTTGGTTATCTCTAGATACGTGGATGAACTTTAAAGTATTCGGCTTAACAGCTGGAACGTTGATCTTTACTGTTTTAAGTGTGGTGTATATTTATAAAAATATGGCTAAAGAACACCCTCCTGAAGAAAATCAATAG